The Vibrio sp. SNU_ST1 genome has a segment encoding these proteins:
- the lolC gene encoding lipoprotein-releasing ABC transporter permease subunit LolC yields MFHPISLFVGLRYLKGRSGDRFSRFVSYMSTAGITIGVLSLVTVLSVMNGFEAQLKDRILGVLPQAVVYEQGGTTSLSAQAPSFAEKMSLNGHVEPIVRSEAVIQSPAQLSAGLLIGIEPNSDDPLQNHLIAGRLSSLKAGQYQLFLGHTLARNLKVSMGDKVRLMVTSASQYTPLGRIPSQRNFTVAGIFNTGSDIDAQLMVTDIKDAGRLMRYKSDTISGWRLFFDDPFEVAELSNQPLPEGWLWSDWRDQRGELFQAVRMEKNMMGLMLGLIIGVAAFNIISALIMVVMEKQSEVAILKTQGMRDGQVMGIFMVQGASSGVIGALSGGILGVILASNLNTILEAMGVALFSFGGQLPILINPIQIAVVVVLAIALSLIATVFPSYRASSVKPAEALRYE; encoded by the coding sequence ATGTTTCATCCTATTTCATTGTTTGTTGGCCTGCGTTATTTGAAAGGCCGTTCAGGTGATCGCTTTAGCCGTTTTGTTTCTTATATGTCGACAGCCGGAATCACCATTGGTGTACTGTCTCTGGTTACTGTTTTGTCGGTAATGAATGGATTCGAAGCGCAGTTAAAAGACCGAATTCTTGGTGTCCTTCCTCAAGCCGTCGTTTACGAGCAAGGAGGCACAACGTCACTTTCTGCTCAAGCACCTAGTTTTGCGGAGAAAATGTCGCTCAATGGTCACGTAGAACCTATTGTTCGTAGTGAAGCGGTGATCCAAAGTCCTGCTCAGTTATCTGCGGGCTTGTTAATTGGTATTGAACCCAATTCAGATGACCCTCTTCAGAATCATTTAATTGCTGGCAGACTGTCTTCACTCAAAGCGGGTCAGTATCAGCTTTTCCTTGGTCATACCTTGGCAAGAAACTTGAAAGTGTCTATGGGTGACAAAGTTCGCTTAATGGTGACCAGTGCGAGCCAATACACCCCGTTAGGGCGTATTCCAAGCCAACGAAATTTTACCGTAGCTGGCATTTTTAACACGGGTTCGGATATCGATGCTCAATTGATGGTTACCGACATCAAAGACGCAGGGCGATTGATGCGTTATAAGTCTGATACGATTTCAGGCTGGCGATTGTTTTTTGACGACCCATTTGAAGTGGCGGAACTATCAAATCAACCGCTACCGGAAGGTTGGTTGTGGAGCGATTGGCGAGACCAACGTGGCGAGCTATTCCAAGCCGTTCGAATGGAAAAAAACATGATGGGCTTGATGCTTGGGCTGATCATTGGTGTTGCTGCTTTCAATATTATCTCTGCGCTTATTATGGTGGTGATGGAGAAACAGTCCGAAGTCGCCATCTTAAAAACCCAAGGTATGCGTGATGGTCAAGTCATGGGGATCTTTATGGTTCAAGGTGCAAGTAGTGGTGTGATCGGCGCATTATCTGGTGGCATCCTGGGCGTGATTTTAGCTTCGAACCTCAATACTATTTTAGAGGCGATGGGTGTTGCTCTGTTTTCATTTGGTGGACAGTTGCCAATTTTAATTAACCCAATTCAAATCGCCGTTGTTGTGGTTCTGGCTATTGCACTTAGCTTGATTGCCACTGTCTTCCCTTCTTATCGAGCATCGTCTGTGAAACCTGCTGAGGCCCTTCGTTATGAGTAA
- a CDS encoding DUF2062 domain-containing protein — translation MPRKFIKRFMPDHELIKRQKALKVFGNVLYNPNLWCLNRRSAAGAFAVGLFMAFVPLPSQMIMSAGLAVACGVNLPLAVALVWISNPVTMPVLFYFAYKVGAFVMHVPPQAFHFELSWDFILAQMNTIGPPFLLGCLICGVVSAMIGYFGIRGLWRYSVVRSWKKRQARY, via the coding sequence ATGCCAAGAAAGTTTATCAAACGATTTATGCCTGACCATGAGCTAATCAAGCGTCAGAAAGCATTGAAAGTTTTTGGCAATGTTTTGTACAACCCCAACTTATGGTGCCTTAATCGTCGCTCTGCGGCTGGCGCATTTGCTGTTGGGTTATTCATGGCGTTTGTCCCTCTACCAAGCCAAATGATTATGTCTGCAGGCCTTGCTGTCGCATGTGGCGTTAACCTACCTTTGGCTGTCGCACTTGTTTGGATCAGTAACCCGGTCACTATGCCCGTTCTCTTCTACTTTGCTTATAAAGTTGGGGCGTTTGTTATGCATGTACCACCTCAAGCGTTCCATTTCGAATTGTCTTGGGACTTCATCTTGGCGCAAATGAATACGATCGGGCCTCCTTTCTTACTGGGTTGCCTGATTTGTGGCGTAGTTTCAGCAATGATTGGCTACTTTGGTATTCGCGGGTTATGGCGTTACTCAGTAGTAAGAAGTTGGAAGAAGCGTCAAGCAAGGTACTGA
- a CDS encoding Trm112 family protein, with the protein MDHRLLEIVACPVCKGKLTFDKDKQELVCKIDRLAYPIKEGIPVLLEPEARTVSMDEGK; encoded by the coding sequence ATGGATCACCGTCTGCTTGAGATCGTTGCTTGCCCTGTATGTAAAGGTAAACTAACTTTTGACAAAGATAAGCAAGAGCTTGTTTGTAAAATTGATCGCCTTGCTTACCCAATTAAAGAGGGTATTCCTGTTCTTTTGGAACCTGAAGCTCGCACCGTTTCAATGGATGAGGGTAAGTAA
- the lolE gene encoding lipoprotein-releasing ABC transporter permease subunit LolE, whose amino-acid sequence MFSSLSLLIGGRFSRAKQRDKMVSFISLSSTIGIAVGVAVIIIGLSAMNGFERELQSRVLSVIPHGEFEGVNEPVTRWEHVIEQATQHDDVVAAAPYVKITALAEKGKELKAIEVRGVDPQLEQQVSSLSSFIDKQAWSDFKAGQQQIILGSGVANVLGAKVGDYLTLMIPTVNGSVKVQAPKRVRVKVVGLLTLNGQIDHSLALIPIGDAQVYANLGEAVTGVSLKVTDVLNANSIVREVGNQLDVYVYLRSWQQKFGFLYRDIQLVRTIMYLVMVLVIGVACFNIVSTLMMAVKDRASEIAILRTMGASDGLVKRIFVWQGVFSGVLGSLVGSAIGVLVALNLTTLIKGLERLVEHQFLSGDIYFVDFLPSQLDMTDVVVVSGTAIVLSLLATWYPASRAAKLNPASVLSSK is encoded by the coding sequence GTGTTTTCTTCTTTATCTTTATTGATAGGCGGCCGATTTAGTCGGGCGAAACAACGAGACAAGATGGTTTCTTTTATCTCTTTGTCTTCGACGATCGGTATTGCAGTCGGCGTTGCGGTGATCATTATCGGTTTATCTGCGATGAATGGCTTTGAGCGTGAACTGCAGTCACGAGTGCTTTCTGTTATCCCACATGGGGAATTCGAGGGAGTCAATGAACCTGTGACACGTTGGGAGCATGTGATCGAACAAGCGACTCAACATGATGATGTTGTAGCGGCTGCGCCTTATGTGAAAATTACCGCGCTTGCCGAAAAGGGCAAAGAACTAAAGGCGATTGAAGTCCGAGGCGTTGACCCACAACTTGAGCAACAAGTCTCAAGCCTATCGAGTTTTATCGATAAGCAAGCTTGGAGCGATTTTAAGGCAGGACAGCAACAGATTATCTTGGGCTCTGGCGTGGCTAATGTACTTGGCGCGAAAGTCGGTGATTACTTAACTCTGATGATCCCGACGGTGAATGGCTCGGTGAAGGTTCAAGCCCCCAAACGTGTTCGAGTCAAAGTCGTTGGTTTGCTGACGCTTAACGGCCAAATAGATCACAGCTTGGCTCTAATCCCGATTGGCGATGCGCAAGTCTACGCAAACCTAGGCGAGGCAGTGACAGGGGTTTCTTTAAAAGTGACCGATGTTCTGAACGCAAACTCAATTGTGCGTGAAGTTGGCAATCAGCTCGATGTGTATGTGTACCTGCGCAGTTGGCAACAGAAGTTTGGTTTCTTATACCGAGATATCCAGTTGGTTCGCACCATTATGTATCTGGTGATGGTACTGGTTATTGGTGTGGCTTGTTTCAATATTGTCTCGACGCTAATGATGGCAGTAAAAGACAGAGCATCGGAGATCGCAATATTAAGAACCATGGGCGCATCGGACGGCCTTGTGAAACGCATTTTCGTTTGGCAGGGCGTATTTTCAGGCGTGTTAGGTAGTTTGGTGGGCAGTGCAATAGGCGTGTTAGTGGCACTTAATCTCACTACGCTTATCAAAGGGCTCGAAAGGCTAGTTGAACACCAGTTCTTGTCCGGTGACATCTATTTTGTCGACTTCTTGCCATCACAACTAGATATGACGGATGTTGTTGTGGTTTCAGGTACAGCGATTGTATTGAGCCTATTGGCGACATGGTACCCAGCATCACGAGCAGCCAAGTTAAACCCTGCCTCGGTGCTTAGCTCGAAGTAA
- the lolD gene encoding lipoprotein-releasing ABC transporter ATP-binding protein LolD: MSNFLQCNDIRKTYREGSLDTEVLKGVSFKIEKGELVAIIGTSGSGKSTLLHILGALDDASDGSVSFLGQDLASLSSNKQAKLRNQHLGFVYQFHHLLSDFSALENVAMPLLIGGEKPAKAKEEAQRLLDKVGLSHRVDHRPSELSGGERQRVAIARALVNKPALVLADEPTGNLDHNTALSIYDLMRELNREYDTAFLVVTHDGELAGKMDRQLHMQDGLLVNVEKEES; this comes from the coding sequence ATGAGTAATTTTCTTCAATGTAATGATATCCGTAAAACGTACCGTGAAGGCTCGTTAGATACTGAGGTTCTCAAGGGCGTCAGCTTCAAAATAGAAAAGGGTGAGCTAGTAGCAATCATTGGTACATCCGGTTCAGGTAAAAGTACGCTATTGCATATTTTAGGGGCGTTGGATGATGCTTCTGATGGCAGCGTAAGCTTTCTCGGACAAGACTTAGCGTCTTTGAGTTCGAATAAGCAGGCCAAGCTTCGCAACCAGCATCTTGGCTTTGTTTATCAATTCCATCATCTTCTTTCTGATTTCTCAGCGTTAGAAAACGTAGCGATGCCATTACTTATTGGTGGTGAAAAGCCAGCGAAAGCGAAAGAAGAAGCACAACGTTTGTTAGATAAAGTCGGATTGAGTCATCGTGTTGATCACCGACCTTCAGAGCTTTCTGGCGGTGAGAGGCAACGAGTGGCAATTGCTCGTGCATTGGTGAACAAGCCTGCGCTAGTGTTGGCGGATGAGCCGACTGGTAACCTAGACCACAACACAGCACTTTCTATTTACGATTTAATGCGTGAATTGAACCGCGAATACGATACCGCTTTCTTGGTTGTAACCCATGATGGCGAACTTGCTGGCAAGATGGACCGTCAACTGCACATGCAAGACGGTTTACTGGTTAACGTAGAAAAAGAGGAGAGCTAA
- the cmk gene encoding (d)CMP kinase, with translation MPSQSPVITVDGPSGAGKGTLCMLLADKLGFHLLDSGAIYRVLALAAIHHGVDTESEDALVPLATHLDVQFIAEGELVKVILEGEDVSGELRKEETGMAASKVAALPRVREALLRRQRAFSTAPGLVADGRDMGTVVFPEAEAKIFLDASAEERASRRLKQLQQKGLDVKFDDLLSEIQERDDRDRNRPVAPLRPAEDALVLDSTSMNIEQVVEKALHYIESKLAG, from the coding sequence ATGCCTTCTCAAAGCCCAGTGATTACGGTTGATGGACCAAGTGGTGCAGGTAAAGGTACCCTGTGTATGTTACTAGCAGATAAGCTAGGCTTTCATCTTCTAGACTCAGGCGCGATCTATCGCGTATTGGCTTTAGCGGCAATTCACCATGGTGTGGATACTGAATCAGAAGATGCTTTAGTACCGCTTGCAACTCACTTAGATGTTCAGTTTATCGCTGAAGGTGAACTAGTGAAGGTTATCTTAGAAGGCGAAGATGTGTCTGGTGAACTTCGTAAAGAAGAGACTGGCATGGCGGCTTCAAAAGTGGCTGCTTTACCTCGTGTGCGTGAAGCACTGCTTCGTCGTCAACGTGCATTCAGCACGGCGCCGGGTTTGGTTGCTGACGGTCGTGACATGGGAACGGTTGTGTTTCCTGAAGCTGAAGCGAAAATATTTTTAGATGCAAGTGCTGAAGAGCGCGCGAGTCGCCGCCTTAAACAGTTGCAACAGAAGGGGTTAGATGTTAAATTTGACGACCTTTTGAGCGAGATCCAAGAGCGAGACGATCGAGATCGTAATCGCCCTGTGGCGCCACTTCGCCCTGCAGAGGATGCTCTAGTGCTTGATTCCACCTCAATGAATATTGAGCAGGTAGTCGAAAAAGCACTACACTATATTGAATCGAAACTGGCTGGGTAA
- the msbA gene encoding lipid A ABC transporter ATP-binding protein/permease MsbA — MSTQTDETTWVTFKRLWTYIRLYKAGLGVAVIALIINAVTDTYMISLLKPLLDEGFGNAESDFLRTLPLIIFVMMFVRGISGFVSTYCLSWVSGNVVMEIRRKIFSHFMHMPVSFFDKEQTGALLSRITYDSEQVSAATSKALVSIVREGASIIGLLTLMFWNSWQLSLVLFAVAPLVAWAISIVSKRFRKISKNMQTSMGHVASSAEQMLKGHKVVLTYGGQDLERHRFDEVSNQMRQQSMKLITAQAAANPIIQMIASLAIVVVLFLASVDSIKAELTPGTFTVVFSAMFGLLRPLKALTNVTSEFQRGMAASTTLFGLMDLDTEQNKGTLKPETVAGEVEVKDVTFTYQGAEKAALDKVSFNIPKGKTVALVGRSGSGKSTIANLFTRFYDVDSGSIELDGHDIRDYELRNLREHFALVSQNVHLFNDTVANNIAYAAEEQYSREQIEHAAKLAHASEFIEGMENGIDTVVGENGASLSGGQRQRIAIARALLRDAPVLILDEATSALDTESERAIQSALEELQKDKTVLVIAHRLSTIEQADEILVVDDGHIVERGAHAELIALDGAYAQLHRIQFSG; from the coding sequence ATGTCAACACAAACAGATGAAACTACCTGGGTCACATTTAAACGACTTTGGACTTATATTCGACTATATAAGGCCGGCCTTGGTGTTGCGGTTATTGCGCTTATTATAAATGCTGTCACTGATACCTACATGATTTCCTTACTAAAGCCGTTACTTGATGAAGGCTTTGGTAATGCGGAATCTGACTTTTTACGTACGCTCCCTCTCATTATCTTTGTCATGATGTTCGTTCGTGGCATCAGTGGCTTTGTTTCAACCTATTGTTTGAGCTGGGTCTCAGGCAATGTGGTCATGGAAATTAGACGTAAAATCTTTAGTCACTTCATGCATATGCCAGTTTCTTTTTTTGATAAAGAACAGACTGGTGCGCTGCTATCTCGAATTACTTACGATTCAGAGCAAGTCTCTGCGGCAACCAGTAAAGCATTAGTCAGTATTGTCCGTGAAGGCGCAAGTATTATTGGACTGTTGACGCTGATGTTCTGGAATAGCTGGCAGTTGTCTTTGGTGTTGTTCGCTGTCGCCCCTCTTGTTGCGTGGGCAATCAGTATCGTATCGAAGCGATTCAGAAAGATCTCTAAGAACATGCAAACCAGTATGGGTCACGTCGCTTCTTCGGCAGAACAAATGCTGAAAGGGCACAAAGTGGTTCTAACGTACGGTGGACAAGATCTAGAAAGACACCGTTTTGATGAAGTTAGTAACCAAATGCGTCAACAAAGCATGAAGCTAATCACTGCTCAAGCGGCCGCGAACCCAATCATTCAGATGATTGCATCACTTGCAATCGTAGTTGTTCTATTCCTTGCTAGTGTTGATTCAATTAAAGCAGAGCTTACTCCAGGTACGTTTACTGTTGTGTTCTCGGCGATGTTTGGTTTACTACGCCCACTAAAAGCTCTGACTAACGTAACGTCTGAATTCCAACGTGGTATGGCAGCGAGTACGACCCTATTTGGTTTGATGGACTTAGATACGGAACAAAATAAAGGTACGTTGAAGCCTGAAACCGTAGCGGGTGAAGTCGAAGTAAAAGATGTGACATTTACTTACCAAGGTGCAGAGAAAGCAGCGCTTGATAAGGTCAGTTTTAATATACCGAAAGGCAAGACAGTCGCACTTGTCGGCCGTTCGGGTTCGGGTAAGAGTACCATTGCGAACCTGTTTACTCGTTTTTATGACGTAGACTCTGGCTCTATCGAACTTGATGGTCACGACATTCGTGATTATGAATTGAGAAACCTACGTGAGCACTTCGCTCTTGTTTCCCAGAATGTGCACCTATTTAACGATACGGTTGCGAACAACATCGCTTACGCAGCTGAAGAACAGTATTCACGTGAACAGATCGAACACGCGGCTAAACTTGCGCATGCAAGTGAGTTTATCGAAGGCATGGAAAATGGCATCGATACGGTTGTTGGCGAAAATGGTGCGAGCCTTTCTGGTGGTCAAAGACAGCGTATCGCGATTGCACGTGCTCTATTGAGAGATGCACCTGTTCTGATCCTTGATGAGGCGACATCTGCATTGGATACTGAGTCAGAAAGAGCGATTCAATCTGCGTTAGAAGAGCTGCAGAAAGACAAAACAGTACTCGTTATCGCACACCGACTTTCTACTATCGAGCAAGCTGATGAGATTCTCGTGGTCGATGATGGGCATATTGTAGAAAGAGGTGCACATGCCGAGCTCATCGCCCTTGATGGCGCTTATGCACAACTACACCGAATTCAGTTCAGCGGATAA
- a CDS encoding DNA internalization-related competence protein ComEC/Rec2, whose protein sequence is MFNTWFLISFAATVVSASFWPVMPHWVLAPLMLLLLIASIKYSVFRGTRGLATALILVVCLGNAIEIQTSRLFQSGQNTTINASVVSLFSENSHGFESVVVVRSIDGEKLIFPQLIKLRLFTPFKLTLGDDVHLSVSIKPVFGKLNEAGFDLEKHLFSTGVTASANYRTDTKYRIHSSNHLRARWFERSLDHLSQLNNNDLIVALSFGYRELIPPLRWELLKSSGLIHLMAISGLHIGIAFGIGYQVGKLVRLLSPQLLWFPTLFGLGFAYFYSWFAGFTLPTLRALVMCVVASYFLWRGQSISVARYVLISLCIVLVIWPFSVLSSSFWLSFGTLGAVLYIAFNSNASSTKSTFIERVLNLIKLQVMLTLLIAPLSMLFFKGVSLISVVYNLLLLPWVSMVTIPLLFLSMFLSLIAESVIGDNESMAHFSTQLWILVDLSLEPLVFSLPFSEQFWIQVDNHVTLLLVAPILFFGFIARYLKHGAAAVIISVFLLWWEFGKVKQDRLTIDVLDVGHGLSLILEKNSHAVVYDLGNAWPGGSMVESLLIPTLSQRGIDEIQGVIISHFDSDHAGGYPALLENYQPEWIKASQSLNHQMSSVVQACMLGEVWEWQSVQFEVLWPPKLVNRAYNPHSCVIRIIEPDSGFSMLLTGDIELVSEWLLAREGEQLKSDVMLVPHHGSNTSSITRFIEAVSPQLAIASLAKGNQWGMPSESVIERYHDAGSAWLDTGESGQITISIGQEGWQYHEIREQQGRQWYRQMLRKGVE, encoded by the coding sequence TTGTTTAACACTTGGTTCTTGATTTCATTTGCTGCGACAGTTGTGTCTGCCAGCTTCTGGCCTGTGATGCCACATTGGGTCTTGGCACCATTGATGCTGTTATTACTAATCGCATCAATAAAGTATAGCGTTTTCCGAGGTACAAGAGGTCTAGCTACTGCGTTGATACTCGTTGTATGCCTAGGGAATGCGATTGAAATCCAAACAAGTCGCTTATTTCAATCAGGGCAGAATACTACCATAAATGCCTCAGTAGTTAGTCTTTTTAGTGAAAATAGCCATGGTTTTGAAAGCGTAGTAGTAGTTAGATCAATTGACGGTGAAAAATTAATCTTTCCTCAATTGATAAAATTGCGATTGTTTACGCCTTTCAAGCTCACTTTGGGTGATGACGTTCATTTGTCGGTCAGTATCAAGCCTGTTTTTGGAAAGCTTAATGAAGCTGGCTTTGATTTAGAAAAGCACCTTTTTAGCACTGGGGTTACGGCAAGTGCGAATTACCGAACGGATACTAAATATAGAATCCACTCTAGCAACCATCTACGTGCTCGGTGGTTCGAGCGCAGTCTTGATCATCTTAGCCAGCTAAACAATAACGACCTAATTGTCGCCTTGAGTTTTGGCTACCGAGAACTTATTCCTCCTTTGCGATGGGAGCTGTTGAAAAGTAGCGGCTTGATTCATCTGATGGCGATTTCAGGGCTTCATATTGGTATTGCCTTTGGTATCGGCTATCAGGTGGGGAAGCTAGTGCGTTTGTTGTCTCCTCAGTTGTTATGGTTTCCGACACTGTTTGGTTTAGGCTTCGCTTATTTTTACAGTTGGTTTGCTGGGTTTACACTGCCGACCCTGAGAGCGCTAGTGATGTGTGTCGTGGCAAGTTACTTTCTGTGGCGTGGGCAAAGCATCAGCGTGGCTCGTTATGTTTTAATCAGCTTGTGTATCGTACTCGTTATTTGGCCTTTTTCTGTGTTATCCAGTAGTTTCTGGCTATCTTTTGGCACATTGGGTGCGGTTCTCTACATTGCGTTCAATAGTAACGCCTCTTCTACAAAATCTACCTTTATTGAACGAGTGCTAAATCTCATCAAATTACAGGTCATGCTGACCTTGTTAATTGCGCCCCTTTCGATGTTGTTTTTCAAGGGCGTTAGTTTGATTTCGGTTGTCTACAATTTGCTGCTATTACCTTGGGTATCAATGGTGACGATACCTTTGCTGTTTTTGTCGATGTTTCTAAGTTTGATAGCTGAATCAGTAATTGGGGACAACGAATCAATGGCTCATTTCTCTACTCAGTTATGGATACTGGTTGATTTATCACTTGAACCCTTGGTGTTTAGCTTGCCTTTTTCTGAACAGTTTTGGATTCAGGTAGATAATCACGTAACCCTGCTGCTCGTTGCTCCTATCTTATTCTTTGGTTTTATTGCTCGATACCTTAAACATGGAGCAGCTGCTGTCATCATTTCTGTATTCCTGTTGTGGTGGGAATTTGGCAAAGTTAAACAGGACAGGTTAACTATTGATGTTTTGGACGTAGGGCATGGCTTGTCTCTCATCCTTGAAAAGAACAGTCACGCGGTGGTGTACGATTTAGGTAACGCGTGGCCAGGAGGGTCGATGGTCGAGTCACTATTGATTCCTACTTTATCGCAAAGAGGTATTGATGAAATTCAAGGAGTGATCATTAGCCATTTCGACTCTGATCACGCTGGCGGTTACCCGGCGCTGCTTGAGAACTATCAGCCTGAATGGATAAAAGCTAGCCAAAGTTTGAATCATCAAATGAGCTCAGTTGTTCAAGCATGTATGTTAGGTGAGGTGTGGGAATGGCAGAGCGTGCAGTTCGAGGTGTTGTGGCCTCCAAAACTAGTGAATAGGGCGTATAACCCACACTCTTGTGTCATACGGATTATTGAACCAGATTCGGGCTTTTCGATGTTGCTCACGGGTGATATTGAACTCGTGAGTGAGTGGTTACTTGCTCGGGAAGGCGAACAGCTAAAAAGCGATGTCATGCTCGTGCCTCATCATGGCAGCAATACGTCTTCGATCACACGTTTTATTGAGGCCGTTTCGCCTCAGTTAGCGATCGCTTCTTTGGCCAAAGGCAATCAATGGGGGATGCCGAGCGAATCCGTTATTGAACGTTATCACGACGCGGGTAGTGCTTGGCTTGATACTGGAGAAAGCGGCCAAATAACCATCAGCATTGGTCAGGAAGGTTGGCAATATCATGAGATTAGAGAACAACAAGGCAGACAGTGGTATAGGCAGATGCTTCGTAAGGGAGTAGAATAG
- the kdsB gene encoding 3-deoxy-manno-octulosonate cytidylyltransferase, with protein MSYTVVIPARYQSSRLPGKPLADIGGKPMIQWVYEQSMKAGADNVIIATDDARVEKAAKAFGATVCMTSPNHESGTERLAEVIEVMKIPDDHIIVNVQGDEPLIPPAIINQVANNLANSTAPMATLGVEITHADEVFNPNAVKVVTDKDGYALYFSRATIPWDRDAYANNGTAAESPLLRHIGIYAYRAGFINTYINWEPSTLERIECLEQLRVLWYGEKIHVDVAAEAPAAGVDTPEDLEAVRAIIG; from the coding sequence ATGTCCTATACGGTTGTTATACCTGCAAGATACCAATCGAGCCGTTTACCAGGGAAGCCACTTGCTGACATTGGCGGCAAGCCGATGATTCAATGGGTATACGAACAGTCAATGAAGGCGGGTGCCGATAACGTTATTATCGCTACCGACGACGCTCGAGTTGAAAAAGCGGCCAAAGCATTTGGCGCGACCGTTTGTATGACATCACCTAATCATGAATCAGGCACTGAGCGTCTCGCAGAAGTGATTGAAGTCATGAAGATTCCTGATGATCATATTATTGTGAATGTTCAAGGTGATGAGCCACTGATCCCACCTGCGATCATTAATCAGGTGGCGAATAACCTTGCAAACAGTACAGCGCCTATGGCAACGCTCGGTGTGGAAATTACTCATGCTGACGAAGTGTTTAATCCTAACGCCGTAAAAGTTGTGACCGACAAAGATGGGTACGCCCTGTATTTTAGCCGAGCTACTATTCCTTGGGATCGCGATGCTTACGCGAACAACGGTACAGCTGCTGAATCTCCACTGCTTCGTCACATTGGCATTTACGCTTACCGTGCGGGTTTTATTAATACCTATATCAATTGGGAACCAAGTACCCTTGAGCGTATTGAGTGCCTAGAGCAGCTACGTGTACTTTGGTACGGTGAAAAAATCCACGTAGACGTTGCGGCAGAAGCACCTGCAGCTGGTGTTGATACGCCAGAAGACCTAGAAGCGGTTCGAGCTATTATTGGCTAA
- the lpxK gene encoding tetraacyldisaccharide 4'-kinase — protein sequence MIEKIWFNNHPLKYFLWPLLWPLSLLFKMISGQRRDAYLSGKKETYRPPLPVIVVGNITAGGNGKTPVVIWLVEMLQAHGFKPGVVSRGYGAKAPNYPLVLDENTPAEHSGDEPRLIRKRTGAPVAVDPVRANAVKALLSEEVNVIITDDGLQHYALERDIEFAVIDGARRFGSECLIPLGPLREPVSRLDDVDFLVNNGGKAHGREFSMSLAPSEAVNLKTGQKKPVSELPKLVAFAGIGHPPRFFKTLENLDGDVVYTQGFADHQNFDKDELHALAKKGMNMIMTEKDAVKCEEYAQDNWWYLPVSAQFNEDSQQQILKRIKEVMEYYGSPSA from the coding sequence GTGATCGAAAAGATTTGGTTTAACAATCACCCATTAAAATACTTTCTCTGGCCGCTATTGTGGCCATTGAGTCTGCTGTTCAAAATGATCAGCGGTCAACGTCGTGATGCTTATCTATCGGGGAAAAAAGAGACCTATCGCCCGCCTTTACCCGTGATTGTTGTTGGTAATATTACCGCTGGGGGCAATGGCAAAACACCAGTTGTGATTTGGTTGGTAGAGATGCTTCAGGCTCACGGTTTTAAGCCCGGCGTTGTTTCTCGAGGTTATGGGGCAAAAGCACCAAACTATCCGTTAGTGTTGGATGAAAACACGCCAGCAGAGCACTCTGGTGATGAGCCTCGTTTGATCCGTAAGCGAACTGGTGCGCCTGTAGCGGTTGATCCTGTGCGCGCAAACGCAGTAAAGGCTTTGCTGAGCGAAGAGGTTAATGTCATCATCACTGACGACGGCCTTCAGCATTATGCACTTGAACGCGATATTGAATTTGCTGTTATCGACGGTGCGAGACGCTTTGGTAGTGAGTGCCTAATTCCTTTGGGTCCATTAAGAGAGCCTGTGTCTCGTTTAGATGACGTAGACTTTTTGGTCAACAATGGCGGTAAAGCGCACGGGCGAGAGTTCTCGATGTCTTTGGCGCCGAGTGAAGCCGTTAATCTAAAGACTGGTCAGAAAAAGCCAGTTTCAGAATTACCAAAGCTGGTGGCTTTTGCTGGTATCGGTCACCCACCACGCTTTTTTAAAACATTGGAAAATCTTGATGGTGATGTGGTTTATACGCAGGGCTTCGCCGACCATCAAAATTTTGATAAAGATGAACTTCATGCCTTAGCAAAAAAAGGTATGAATATGATTATGACAGAAAAAGACGCTGTGAAATGCGAAGAGTATGCTCAAGACAACTGGTGGTATCTTCCAGTTTCTGCGCAGTTCAATGAAGATTCGCAACAGCAAATTTTAAAAAGAATAAAAGAGGTTATGGAGTACTATGGATCACCGTCTGCTTGA